Part of the Leptolyngbya sp. BL0902 genome, CGGCGATCAATCGCATTGGCAAAACCCTTGGCAGCGTGGTGGTGGGGCAGGAGACCCTGGTGCAGCAGCTTTTGGTGGCGTTGCTGGCGGGGGGACATGTGATTTTGGAGGGGGTGCCGGGGACGGGGAAAACCCTGCTGGTGCGGGTGTTGTCGCGGCTGATTCAGTCGGATTTTGCCCGGATTCAGCTCACGCCGGACATTCTGCCCTCGGACATTTCCGGCACCAACGTGTTTGACCTCACCAACCGCACCTTCACCCTCAAGCGTGGCCCGGTGTTTACCCAGGTGCTGCTGGCGGACGAAATCAACCGCACTCCGCCCAAAACCCAGTCTGCCCTGCTGGAGGCGATGGAGGAGCAGCAAGTGACCCTGGACGGCACCAGTCACCCCCTGCCCGACCTGTTTTGGGTGGTGGCCACCCAGAACCCCCTGGAGTTTGAGGGCACCTATCCCCTACCGGAGGCCCAACTCGACCGCTTTCTCTTTAAGCTGGTGGTGGATTATCCCGCCCCCGCCGCCGAAAAGCAGATGCTCCTCAATGCCCAGGCCGGATTTGAGGCGAAACGGCTGGACATTAGCCAGCTCAAGCCCATCGTCAGCGCTAATCACATTCTGGCGGCGCGAAAGGAAGCCAAGGCCGTCCCCGTCCAGGAGTCGATTTTGGATTACCTGCTGGCCCTGGCCCACAAAACCCGCCAGCACCCCGACCTAGAACTGGGCACCTCCCCCCGATCCACGGTGCAGTGGTTGGCGGCCAGCAAGGCCCACGCCTGGATCAACGGCCAAGAGTACGTTACCCCCGACAACGTCAAAGCCGTCGCCCCCGCCCTGTTGCGCCATCGCCTGGTGCTGGGGGCCGAAGCCCAACTGGATGGCCTGACCACGGATCGCGTCATCCAAAGCGTGCTGGATGCCGTGGCGGTGCCCCGCTGATGGCCATCGTTCCCACGGGCAAAACCTACGGTCTGCTGCTGGGGGGCGGGCTGGGGGCAACGCTGTTGGCCAACTTTTTTGATACGCCCAACCGTCTGATGCTGGCACTGCTGGCATTGGGACTATTTGACGGTCTGGTGCTGCTGGCGATGCTGTGGGACGGCTGGCGGGTCAACTCCCGACGGGCCACCATCACGCGGGATCGGCTTCATCGCCTCTCCATTGGCCGAGACAACCCCATCACCCTCCAGGCCGAAGCACCCCACCGCACCCGCCTGCGCCTGTTCGACAACTACCCCACCGACTTCGACGGCACCGCCATGCCGCTGACCGTCGATCTCCAGGCCCGTGAGCCGGAAACCCTCACCTTCACCGTCCACCCCAAACGGCGCGGCGAATACCCCTGGGGCGATGTGCAGATTCAACAACTCAGTCCCCTGGGCCTCGCTTGGGCCGATTGGACGATCCCCGCCGCCGCCCCAGTGGCCGTCTACCCCGACCTGATCGGCCTGCACCAGCTTTCCGTCAAGCTCGCCCTCCAGTCCACGGGAACCCTGAAGCAGCGGCGACGACTGGGCGTAGGCACCGAATTTGCCGAACTGCGGGAATACGGCATCGGCGACGACCTGCGCTTCATCGACTGGAAGGCCACCGCCCGCCTCAGTCAGCCCCTCGTCCGTGTGCTGGAGCCAGAGCGGGAACAAACCCTGCTGATTTTGCTGGATCGCGGTCGGCTGATGACGGCCCAGGTGCAAGGGCTCACCCGATTTGATTGGGGCATGAATGCGGCCCTCTCCTTGGCGCTGGCGGGGGTCAGTCGCGGCGACCGCGTCGGCCTGGGCGTGTTTGACCGCACCCTGCACACCTGGCTCCCCCCCAAGGGCGGACGGGCCAATTTTCAACGGATGATCGAACGGCTCACCCCCATCGACCCCGTCCTAGAAGAATCCGACTACCTAGCCGCCGCCACCCACGCCGCCCAACAACAGCACCGCCGCTCTCTGGTGGTCATCATCACCGACATCGTGGACGAAACCGCCAGCGCCGAATTGCTCTCGGCCCTGGCCCGCCTGCGCCCCCGCCACCTGCCCTTCTGCATCACCCTACGCGACCCCGCCATCGACCGCCAAGCCCACCAGCCCACCACCGAAGTCGATGCCGCCTACCAACGGGCGGTGGCGCTGGATTTGCTGAGCCAGCGAGAAACGGCCTTTGCCCGCCTAAAAAAACGAGGGGTTTTGGTGCTGGATGCCCCCGCCCACCAAATCGTAGAACCCCTGGTGGAAAGTTATTTACGAATTAAGAGTCAGAGTAGGTTGTGAGAGTATTGTTTAGGGGCGTTCACGACAGTGGCAATATGGCTGTGAATAAGCCAGCGCGAAGCATAAAGGACTGTTAACTTTCGAGGAATATCATTACACCTAGAAGTCAGCTTGATTTTTCGGTCTATGATTGGAGCTAAAAGTGCAATGAAAACAGATGCTTAACTACTAAGCCAAAGCCCTTTAAATCAAACATGAGGTTACATAGTGGATGTAGTCAATTCAGCATTAGGTAGTTCTGTCGCGGCATCTTCAAAGATCGCAGTTGAAGGTGCAACTCAAGAGCTTGAAGACTTTTTAACCGGAGAAGGTTCACAAGAAATTTCAGAGAAGTCAATAAGCAACTCAGTTATCAGAGCTTCTACTTCAGCATCTGAGGAGTCTACTATCTCGGAAAAACTTAATGATTTTTTAGATGATTGAGTAGTGAAGCTAGAAATATATGGATACCCTTAATTACTCTACAGGCTCAATTATTCAGTTAGATGGCGTTAAGCATTGCGATATCGTACTGGACACGCATAGAGTGGTTGGATTAATAGCATCTCAAGATGAGTCACGCAACAAAAAAACATGTAAGTTGTTCTTAGCAGATCTAAGAGCTATGCCACTTCACCCTGTAACAGAAAAGCCTGCAAGTTATACACTGATTCACCAGCCTATCTATCCAATAGATATCTCGCAAATGAAAGAAAGGCTACAGAAGCTTAGGCCAAAATACGAAGGAACCGAATACAACATTATCCAAAATAATTGTCAGCATTTTGCATGGGAACTTATTACTGGCGAACGTAAATCACCAGATGCCGATAAGTGGAAAATGCTAGGCCCATTTTCTAATGCTGTTGGAGCAATAAGAGATTTTGGTAGCACCAATTCTTCTGAGAGCTTAGTTAACATCAATCCTTTTCGAGAGAATTTAGCTCTATTTCTGATGACTCCATCCTAATTAATTAATCATGATCTAGTGACGTGCTTCAGCCTTTCAGAATGATCGCTACATAATCATTTGAGATATGGCCGACTGGCACCCCTTTATCTCCTTAGTTAATAGGATGTGTTATTAGACTTAGCTATAACGCATCAAAGCCTTAAACACTATAAATTACCTATGAAATAGGTAAAGCAAAGGAAAGCGAAGTAATGCCTAGGAGGGACAATTTACACTTTTCCCTACTCCGCACCCTAGCTAATGAGCACATCAGGCTAAGCTGTGACATTGGGAGACAAGCAAAATGCACACAGAGGAAACCAATAACCTTTTCACAAACTTCTTTTCATCCTATGACAATGAACTTAAAAGCCGAATGAAGCGCTTAGATCAGCTCATAAGCCGTGATCATTGGCTTAGCGTCGGCAATTACAAGGAATCCATTCTTAGACAGCTTATTGCAAATGTAATTCCCAGGAAGCACGAAGTCAGCACTGGATTTATACTTGCAGCAGATAATTTAGGAAATCCAATTAAATCAAAACAAATAGATATTCTAATATGGAATTCTTATGATTATGCTCCAGTTTTTAGAGATGGGGATTTTGTTATAGTTCCACCTGAAGCCTGCAAAGCAACTATTGAGGTAAAAGGCAGATTGACGAGGGATGAACTGAAAAAGTCTCTTCGGAGTTCAGATGCAATTTTTGAATTTGCTAGAACACCTCTCTCTCAAAACATGAAAATTAAAAAATATATTTTCTCCTTTGATTCTTATCGCCTTCACTTCCCTGGAGGTGTATTTGACGGTCTTTCTCGCTACTATTACAAACAGGCAACAATGCCTATGTCAGAGAGAATGAAATGTATTCAGTCGAGATGGCCTAGCGACATATCATGGTCTTTATTTTCTGTTGATGCAATATTTATTTTAGGAAAAGGTGCAATTTTGCAAGAACCCAAAAATTTTGGTGGTACGCCGCACCTTACCTTTGAAGCTTATAAAACTTGTAATGAAGACGGTGATGATCATACTTATGCTTTTTTTGAGCATGAGATTCATAGATCTATTAGCACTATTCACGATTCGGGACTTTACTACATGAAACAACCCGGCTTACAATCTGTCGCACAAAATATTAATATCTCTAAGTACCCAGGCAAAAGTACCATGATGCTTCCAGAATTGAATCCAAACATCTATTGGGGCGATTTTCTAGAGGATACAATCTATAGACCCAAACTAGCATAAGGCTAGGAGTCGTTGTAGGCAGTGCCCACCACTGGGAAAACTATTTTCCAGAAGTCGCCTTAACTCTCGTATCCGTAGACATCGATCTACAGCACATCCATCAAGTTCAACCGTTTTCTCTAGAATCCTGGAAAGAATCATGAGTTGTTGTCTATTGTGTAGGTGCCGCAAATAAAAGCGATGTAATATCTAGACGAAACGATTTACATTTTGCCCTACGCCGCACCCTAGAAAAAGGTGGGTGGATGGTCACAGATAACCTATTGATTTTAACGAATAGAATACGTTAGGCTGAGTGGGAATGGTAAAAAGCTACAACCTTTATCTAGATGTATGCTGCCTCAATCGCCCCTTTGACGACTGGTCACAAGAACGGGTGCGTTTAGAGGGTGAAGTAATTTTGTCGATCTTAGCCAGAGTTGAGGCAAAACAGTGGCAGATCACTTCCAGTGAAGCCGTAGAGGTAGAACTGATGCGAATGACTAACCTTGAAAAGTTGAAGAATGTCCGACGACTTCTCAGCCTTGCCCATCAAGTCATTTTCCTTGACAGTAGCATCGACCAACGCTCTCAAGACTTAGAAAGTCTAGGCTTTGGACTCTATGACTCCTTTCACATTGCTTGTGCTGAAATAGCTAAAGTCGATGTATTACTCACAACAGATGATCGCTTACTTAGAAAAGCCAAGTCTTACTCCAGCGGACTAAACGTTACCGTTGAAAATCCTGTTAATTGGCTAATGTCAATTTTTCAAAATGAAGGAGAATCCAATCATGACACCCCTTGAAATTCGAGAAAAAGGCTACCAAGTACTATTCGAGCATCTAGGCGAAGTAACAACCGTCCGATTTCTCAAAGATATGGGTTGGGGAATCGGTGACTACACCCAAGAACGCCCATCCAGATTGGGAAACGCTACTCGCCAAGATTTTTGGCGTGATGTGGAAAAAATCCGCCAAGAAAAGCGAAGTAATATCTAGGCGAGACGATTTACATTTTACCCTACACCGCACCCTGGAAAAAGATGGGTGGATAATTACAAGTGATTTAGGATGGTAACTAAGGAGATTAGTATGAGCATTCCTCTCATTGACGAAGTGGTTGAGCAGTTGAAAATCATGCCTCAACCGCTACAAAGACAAGTCCTTGAATTTGTACGATCCCTCGCAAAAGTAGAAATTCGAGGTACACCAGGCCACCAATTATTGCGTTTCGCTGGGGCAATACCTCCTGACGATCTCCAGTTAATGCATGAAGCCATTGAACAAGATTGTGGACAGGTCGATATCGATGAATGGTAAATTTTTGCTCGATACCAATATCGTCATTGCCCTTTTTGCTAACGAGGCAACCATCAAAAGCAATCTTACTCAAGCCAGCGAAGTCTTTATTCCAAGTATTGTCATTGGCGAATTGTATTACGGAGCCAGGAAATCAGGTCGAATTGAAGCAAATTTAGCTAGAATCGACGATTTCGTTGATGGCAGCACGATATTAGCGTGTGATACTGAAACAGCTCGACAATACGGCGAAGTCAAAAATAACTTGAGACTCAAAGGCCGACCATTGCCTGAAAATGACATCTGGATTGCAGCCCTTTCACTACAGCATAATCTAATTTTAGTAACACGAGATGCCCATTTCAAAGAAGTAGAGAATCTACGAAACATAGCATGGTGAACTAAGCAAATACGCCCAACCAGATCGTGATGCATCAAAGGCTAAAACACTATAAATTACCTATAAAATAGGTGTAAAATAGGTGCCATCAAAGAAAGCAAAGTAATGTCTAGACGAGACAATTTACATTTTTCCCTACGCCGCACCCTAGAAAAAGATAGGTGAATCTAAATTGGAGGTTTTCTGATGTCAAACCCAAATCATGCTTTTCTTGTAGCCAGCGGGCAAAATCAAGTACTAACTATTCCCAGCGAATTTACTCTGCCCAGCAGCGAAGTCCTGTTACGCAAAGAAGGAAACCGACTCATCATTGAACCTATCCAACCTGGCTCTTTACTTGCGCTGTTGTCAACATTAGAAGACATAGCCGATCCCTTCCCTGATACAGACGCAGAAACACTATCCCTAGATGATATTATGCTTTAGCCTTGCCAGATGACCTATCAATATCTGCTCGACACTAACATTCTGTCAGACCTAGTAAGACACCCCCAAGGACAGGTCTTTCAGCAAATCACCAAGGTCGGTGAAGAAAGCGTTTGCACCAGCATCGTTGTAGCCTGTGAACTCCGGTTCGGCGCAGTTAAAAGTAGTTCCTCCCGCTTAATTCAGCAAGTAGAACGCATCCTTGATGTTTTACCTATTTTGCCGCTAACCACTCCAATAGATCACCACTATGCTGAAATTCGTCACCATTTAGAGCAACTTGGAATCCCAATCGGGCCAAACGATCTTCTGATTGCAGCCCATACCCTTTCCCTGGAACTTACACTCATCACCGCAAATACTCGCGAATTTGAACGTATACCTAACTTGCAGATCGATAATTGGCTATAAATCAAATCTTGAGCTACACAGTTAGCAAGATGGGTGAGCTTTAGTCACAATACATCACAGACCTAAACACTATAAATTGCCTATGTAATAGGTACAATAAAGGAGAGCGCAGTGATGTCTAGACGAGATGATTTACATTTTGCCCTACGTCGCACCCTAGAAAAAGATGGGTGGATAATCACAGACGACCCATTAATTTTAGTCTTAGAGAAAACCCTGTTAAAAGCCGACCTAGGAGCCGAGAAGTTCTTCACTGCTGAAAAAGCAGGCCGTAAAATAGCCGTTGAAGTCAAAGATTTCGATTCAGCTTCCGTAATTAGCGAACTAGAAAAAACAATGGGCCAGCTTCAGCTCTATCAGTGGGCCTTAGAAGAACAAGAGCCAGAACGAAGATTGTTCCTAGCCGTAAGTCAAGATATCTATATCCGGCATTTTCAGAAGCCGATTTTCCAGCTAGCCGTACAGCGTAATAAAATTAATTTATTAGTTTACGACCCTAACCAGGAGGCCATCCTACAATGGATCAGTCATTAAATTACACAGACATCCTTAAAAAAACCTTGCAAGAGGCCGTAGTAAACCAGCCCCGCCTACAGGCCATCAAACTCTATCCCGTTTGCGATACTGAATCCGGCCACTTCTTAGTACTAGCCACAGGCTGGGACAAACAAACCTGGATGGACACCATCCTATTCCATGCACGATTGGTCGGCCAACAAGTCATCATCGAAGAAGACAACTTTGAGGAAAGCTTAACTCAAACCCTAATCACTAATGGTATTAAGCAGGAAGATATCGTCACCCATTTAGAACCCACATTTGCCGCCTAATAATTTGCTCAGCAGGATATGTTAGTCTGAGCCGCAACGCATACAGAAGTCTAAACACTATTCATTTGGCAAATCCCCTATCCAAGGCAACCTCTCCGGCAACGATATCCCCGCCCAAGGCAAACTGTTTTAAGCTAGACCTATCTCTGCCGAGGTTCCTATCATGCTCAGCGCCGCCCACCTCGAACAAGCCCTCCTCGACCACCTACGCCAACTCCCCACCGAAAAGCAGCAAGAAGTCCTCGACTTTGCCGAATTTCTGAGACAAAAAGTTTCGTCACCTCCGGCACTCCCCGCTAAACCATCCCTGCAACAGTTGGCCCGTCTGCCCCTATCCCAGCGGCACCAGGCGCTAGAACCGTTCGTCACCGAAACCGCTAAAGACTTCAGAGATGATCCCGAACTCACCGAGTTTGCCGCCCTAGATAGCGAAGACTGGGAGTTTCCCGATGATGAACCCTAACTGTGGCGAAATCTGGTTGGTAGACCTCGACCCCACTCGTGGCCAAGAAATTCAGAAAACTCGACCTGTAGTCGTCATCAGCACCGATCTATTTGCCCCGCTTCCCCTTCGCATTATCATCCCTATCACCAGTTGGCAAGATAGATTTGATCACCGCCCCTTCATGGTCAAGTTAATCGCTACTAAAACCAACGGACTCGCTAGAGACTCCGCCGCCAACGTCTTACAAATTCGTAGCTTATCTACCCAGCGCTTCGTCAAATGTCTAGGACAAATAGAGCCAGAGTCCATGACTGAAATCCTCGCCGGATTAGTGATCTGTGTTGATTACGAAGGAAATCCTTAACAGCCGCCATTAGCAGTAGCCCTGCTACCCAAAGTATTTTTTAATTTGTTGATTATTCGATGAATTAGTAGTGATAATTAGGCGGAGCTGTAATGGATTAAAGGATTAAGTGCCTACCCATAAAATAGGCATAATAGAGGAAAGAGAGACCTTAAAAAGAATATGATACAAACACTTGAGCAATGCACCTATACCCATGAAGAATACCTAGAATTTGAACTGGCTTCAGAAGAACGCCATGAGTATGTAAACGGAGAAATTTACCTCATTACTGGAGGTACACCTAACCATAATGAAATAGCCATCAACCTAGCCGCCTTACTGAAATCTGCTTTGCGAGGCAAGCCCTACCGAATTTTCGGAGCCGATCAGTAGTGCCTACCGTCGCCGACAAAACCTCTATGCCAAGACCACCGAGGGCTTGCAGCGAAGTTTGGACGTTCAGCGGTTGATCCATAATTGGGTACGCCCCCACTGGGGACTTCAGGGGAAGACCACTCCTGCGATGGCTATGGGCTTCACACCCCGCCCCATCTCGATGGCTGAGCTTTTGAATTCCAGGGGCTTTGAAACCCTCCTACTTTAACGAACCAGTGCCCGAAAGTAGGCCCAGGAAACGGTAGACGGATTGATTTCAACTTTGGCCATAGCTAAGGCCAAGGGTAGGCAGTGCCTTAGAGCGAATACCCTAGGGCATCACGGCAGGCTGGGAGCTCACCCACAGGATGGATTTCACGGGACGCTGCACCCATTCCCCCGCTGAGTTGAGGCGTCCGTAGTGAGTTATGCCATCAACTCTCAGGGTAGACGAACTACCGCCATCGAGGTTTAGGGCTTGTACAACGCCCCGTTCAGCCATTAGGGTGGCCAAGTCGGGTAAACTCAGCCCCGACGGCGATACTCCTGGCACTTGAGCCACCATCACCAACACGATGGCTCCATCGGCAGTTAACCCTAGGGCGGATCGGGCGTTGGTAGCTTGGCTACCGATGGCATCGCGGCCTGTGGCGGGGTCGAGGAAGCCTTCTGCGATGGCAGTGCTGTGGGGCAGAAGTTGAGGGCCAGCGCCTACAGATTCCGCTAGGAGACAGCCCACTGGTGCAGGATCTTGGTGGAAGCTAATGGCATAGCGAGGCCAGCCATCGCAGGTATAGCGGCGGAATTCTGAGCGGTTGAGGATTTGATCGAGATAGCTGGCTAGGTCTGGGTTGTCCATCAGACGAGGGTTTTGGCGCGGATTGGCCTCTAGCTCGCCGTTGATGACTACGGCGGATGTAGTGAGGCCATTGTTAGGGTCAAAGAAGCCCGCATTGAGGGCCACCGCACAGCCTTCGGTGCCACAGACGCCGTCGGCCATGGCTTCTACAGGGGTGAGGGTGTCGGCCACGGCTACCCTCACCGGATAGCGCACCGGGTCGGGAATTGTGACCCAATGCACGGTGGCCGAGGGTAGGGCTAGGGTTTCGTAGATTGGAGGCTGGGGGAGGGATGGCGGCGCAGGCAAAGATGCGTCCGTTGACCCCGCTGTGGGGATCGGGCTACAGGCGACGCATCCCCAGGCAGCAAGGCCAAAGCTCCATGGTTGGATTCTCATCATCGCTGTTCCTCAATCGTCGCATCTACTGTCCCACGCTAGCCTCAGTTGTTGATAGATTCAATAGCCCGTGCCCTGTGCAGCCCCAGTCCTAGATTGTGCTGAATCTAAAAAAACAACGGGAAGACGGTGAGCTTCTGCGGCTATCTTGGGAACACTGAGGGAAATGCCTTCGGGGCATTATCTTCAATCCATCATGTGGCAACCGTTGAGAAACTTTGTTAGCAGCATCACCACCTATGGGCTGCTCAGTCCAGATCAGGCGATGCGGGAGCAAGTCAACCAATGGCTCTCCTCGCGCCCCT contains:
- a CDS encoding AAA family ATPase, which translates into the protein MSDLQAAINRIGKTLGSVVVGQETLVQQLLVALLAGGHVILEGVPGTGKTLLVRVLSRLIQSDFARIQLTPDILPSDISGTNVFDLTNRTFTLKRGPVFTQVLLADEINRTPPKTQSALLEAMEEQQVTLDGTSHPLPDLFWVVATQNPLEFEGTYPLPEAQLDRFLFKLVVDYPAPAAEKQMLLNAQAGFEAKRLDISQLKPIVSANHILAARKEAKAVPVQESILDYLLALAHKTRQHPDLELGTSPRSTVQWLAASKAHAWINGQEYVTPDNVKAVAPALLRHRLVLGAEAQLDGLTTDRVIQSVLDAVAVPR
- a CDS encoding DUF58 domain-containing protein → MAIVPTGKTYGLLLGGGLGATLLANFFDTPNRLMLALLALGLFDGLVLLAMLWDGWRVNSRRATITRDRLHRLSIGRDNPITLQAEAPHRTRLRLFDNYPTDFDGTAMPLTVDLQAREPETLTFTVHPKRRGEYPWGDVQIQQLSPLGLAWADWTIPAAAPVAVYPDLIGLHQLSVKLALQSTGTLKQRRRLGVGTEFAELREYGIGDDLRFIDWKATARLSQPLVRVLEPEREQTLLILLDRGRLMTAQVQGLTRFDWGMNAALSLALAGVSRGDRVGLGVFDRTLHTWLPPKGGRANFQRMIERLTPIDPVLEESDYLAAATHAAQQQHRRSLVVIITDIVDETASAELLSALARLRPRHLPFCITLRDPAIDRQAHQPTTEVDAAYQRAVALDLLSQRETAFARLKKRGVLVLDAPAHQIVEPLVESYLRIKSQSRL
- a CDS encoding DUF6602 domain-containing protein — encoded protein: MHTEETNNLFTNFFSSYDNELKSRMKRLDQLISRDHWLSVGNYKESILRQLIANVIPRKHEVSTGFILAADNLGNPIKSKQIDILIWNSYDYAPVFRDGDFVIVPPEACKATIEVKGRLTRDELKKSLRSSDAIFEFARTPLSQNMKIKKYIFSFDSYRLHFPGGVFDGLSRYYYKQATMPMSERMKCIQSRWPSDISWSLFSVDAIFILGKGAILQEPKNFGGTPHLTFEAYKTCNEDGDDHTYAFFEHEIHRSISTIHDSGLYYMKQPGLQSVAQNINISKYPGKSTMMLPELNPNIYWGDFLEDTIYRPKLA
- a CDS encoding PIN domain-containing protein, whose protein sequence is MVKSYNLYLDVCCLNRPFDDWSQERVRLEGEVILSILARVEAKQWQITSSEAVEVELMRMTNLEKLKNVRRLLSLAHQVIFLDSSIDQRSQDLESLGFGLYDSFHIACAEIAKVDVLLTTDDRLLRKAKSYSSGLNVTVENPVNWLMSIFQNEGESNHDTP
- a CDS encoding type II toxin-antitoxin system VapC family toxin, which produces MNGKFLLDTNIVIALFANEATIKSNLTQASEVFIPSIVIGELYYGARKSGRIEANLARIDDFVDGSTILACDTETARQYGEVKNNLRLKGRPLPENDIWIAALSLQHNLILVTRDAHFKEVENLRNIAW
- a CDS encoding AbrB/MazE/SpoVT family DNA-binding domain-containing protein, giving the protein MSNPNHAFLVASGQNQVLTIPSEFTLPSSEVLLRKEGNRLIIEPIQPGSLLALLSTLEDIADPFPDTDAETLSLDDIML
- a CDS encoding type II toxin-antitoxin system VapC family toxin, translated to MTYQYLLDTNILSDLVRHPQGQVFQQITKVGEESVCTSIVVACELRFGAVKSSSSRLIQQVERILDVLPILPLTTPIDHHYAEIRHHLEQLGIPIGPNDLLIAAHTLSLELTLITANTREFERIPNLQIDNWL
- a CDS encoding XisH family protein; the protein is MSRRDDLHFALRRTLEKDGWIITDDPLILVLEKTLLKADLGAEKFFTAEKAGRKIAVEVKDFDSASVISELEKTMGQLQLYQWALEEQEPERRLFLAVSQDIYIRHFQKPIFQLAVQRNKINLLVYDPNQEAILQWISH
- a CDS encoding element excision factor XisI family protein; protein product: MDQSLNYTDILKKTLQEAVVNQPRLQAIKLYPVCDTESGHFLVLATGWDKQTWMDTILFHARLVGQQVIIEEDNFEESLTQTLITNGIKQEDIVTHLEPTFAA
- a CDS encoding DUF2281 domain-containing protein, with protein sequence MLSAAHLEQALLDHLRQLPTEKQQEVLDFAEFLRQKVSSPPALPAKPSLQQLARLPLSQRHQALEPFVTETAKDFRDDPELTEFAALDSEDWEFPDDEP
- a CDS encoding type II toxin-antitoxin system PemK/MazF family toxin, producing the protein MMNPNCGEIWLVDLDPTRGQEIQKTRPVVVISTDLFAPLPLRIIIPITSWQDRFDHRPFMVKLIATKTNGLARDSAANVLQIRSLSTQRFVKCLGQIEPESMTEILAGLVICVDYEGNP
- a CDS encoding Uma2 family endonuclease encodes the protein MIQTLEQCTYTHEEYLEFELASEERHEYVNGEIYLITGGTPNHNEIAINLAALLKSALRGKPYRIFGADQ
- a CDS encoding phosphodiester glycosidase family protein produces the protein MMRIQPWSFGLAAWGCVACSPIPTAGSTDASLPAPPSLPQPPIYETLALPSATVHWVTIPDPVRYPVRVAVADTLTPVEAMADGVCGTEGCAVALNAGFFDPNNGLTTSAVVINGELEANPRQNPRLMDNPDLASYLDQILNRSEFRRYTCDGWPRYAISFHQDPAPVGCLLAESVGAGPQLLPHSTAIAEGFLDPATGRDAIGSQATNARSALGLTADGAIVLVMVAQVPGVSPSGLSLPDLATLMAERGVVQALNLDGGSSSTLRVDGITHYGRLNSAGEWVQRPVKSILWVSSQPAVMP